A window of Elusimicrobiota bacterium genomic DNA:
CGCCCGGGAAGCGCCGACAGCCGCCCCCAAAACTTTGGCCAGAGCGCGGATCGTCTCAAAGCCCTCGGCTTTGGATAAGCCCCGGCCGCCGGAAACGATTTTATCCGCGGAACCGATATCAATCTCGGTGTTCTGTTCGGGAACAAAATTCACGAATTTTGTTTTTGAATTCCAGGAAGAAGGGTCCACGGCGACTTTTACGGTTTCGCCGGTTTTCCCGGCGCTGCGTGCGGCTCTCGAAAAAACCATGGGCCGCACGGTCACGATCTCGGGACGGCTGCGCTCGCACAAAACAGTGGCGATCAGATTGCCGCCGTAGGCCGGGCGCATCGCTTTTAAGACGCCATTGGCCACGCCGTTATTGCCTGAGCTGACGGACAAATCCGTCACATCCGCCATGGCTCCGGTTTTTAGACGAACGGCCAAGCGTCCCGCGATGGAACGGCCGATCGTGGACGCCGGCAAGAGAAGCTTATTAGGCTTCTCTTTTTCAATCAAATCAGCCAAAACTTTGACGTAAGCTTCATCGATGAAATTAGCCAATTCAGGATGATCGGCCAAGTAAACCTTGGCCGCGCCCGCTTCAAAAAGTTCCTTCGCGTATCCATCAAGTTGATGGCCGACCAGCACCACGGACAACGGCTCGCCCAAATCTCCGGCAAGCTTGCCGCCGATGGACAAGAGCTCGTAAACGGTTGGGACCAATTTACCGCGGCGAATTTCGCCGACGCACCAAACGCCTTTATATTGACCGAGATTTGTTTCGGACATGGTATTTTTCCTTCCTATAGAAGTTTCAGCTCTTTAAGCTTTTCGACGAATTTTTGCGCCTTTTCTTCGATGGTGGCGCCTTCGATGCGCACGCCGCCTTGCCTTCTGGCCGGCGCGTCTTTTTTCCACACCTTAGTCGGGCTGCCCGTCAACCCCAAGTGCGCGGCATCGGCGCCGATATCAGCGGCCGACCATTTGGCGACGACCGCTTTTTTAGAGGCCATTTTGCCTTTAAGCGAAGGCAGGCGCGGCTCATTGATCTCTTTGACGACGGAAATCAAGGCCGGCAGCTTCATTTCCAGAACATCCATGCCGTCTTCCATCATGCGCTCCACGCGCACGATTTGATCGTTGATTTCCTCGACCTTCTTGACGAAGGCGACATTGGGCCAATCCAGCCAGGCGGACAAACCGGGGCCCACCTGGCCCGTATCGCCGTCATTGGTCTGTTTGGCGCAGATAACCACGTCCACTTTGCCTTTTTCCTGCTGAATTTTCCGAATGCCCATGGACAGCACGTAGGCCGTGGCGTAGGAATCGGAATCATTGAACGCCTCGTCCGAGAGATGGTACACGCTGTCGATGCCGCGGGCGATCGCCTCGCGCAGGATTTCTTCCGAGCGCGCCGGACCCATGGTCACGGCCGCGGTCCACGAGCCGGGAACGCGCTCTTTCAAACGGATCGCTTCTTCCAAGGCGTATTCATCAAACGGGCTGATCGCATAGGTCAACCCGGTGGACATCAACTCCCCGGTATGGGGATCGATCTGGACGGATGAGGAAGCCGGCGTTTGTTTGATGCAGACGACAATATTCAAAGGCATTAGACGCTCAGAGCCTCCTTGGTGTTGGCCTTGGAAGCATACTCTTTAATGGTCATCATGGCGATTTCGTTTTTCTGAATCTGGCTCGTCCCCTCGTAGATTTGCGTGATTTTCGCGTCCCGCATAAATTTCTCGATGGGGAAATCCCGCATGTAACCGATGCCGCCGCACATCTGAACGCAGTCGGTGGTCACAGCCATCGCCGTCTCCGAACAAGAGAGTTTGACCATGGCCGAATATTTCGTCAGGCGGGCGCCGCTCAAAGCCGTCATTTCCTCGTAAACCGTTTTACCGGAAGCTTGACTCCGGCTGAAGGCCTCTTTGAGAGTTCGATCCATGACGCGGTTGACCGCATAGAGCAGAGCCCTGGATGTTTCGATCTTGGTGGCGCAATCCGCGAGCATGTGCTGGAGAGCCTGGAAATGAATGATGGCCTGGCCGAATTGTTTGCGCACGCGCATGTACTCGATGGCCTCATTCAAGGCGCCCTGAGCGATGCCCACGGCCTGGGCGCCGACGCCGGGACGGGAAAAGTCGAACGTCGCCTGCGCGACGAACAACCCGCGCCCCTCTTCCCAAAGCAGGTTCTTGGCCGGCACTTTGCAGTTATTGAGCACCAGTTCGTACGTGGGGCTGGCGCGAATGCCCATTTTGGTTTCTTTCTTGCCGAAGGAGAAGCCCGGAGTTCCTTTTTCAACGACAAAGGCCGAAATACCCCGCGCCCCTCTCTTTGGGTTGGTCGAAGCGAAGAGCGTATAAATTTCCGCAACCTCGCCGTTGGAACAGAAGTTCTTCATGCCGTTGAGGATATAGTAATCCCCCTCGCGCTTAGCCGTAGTCCTGGTGGCCGTCGCCTCGGAACCGGCTTCAGGCTCGGTAATGGTGAAAGCGCCCAGGCGCTTGCCGCTGGCTAAATCCGGCAGCCAGCGCTTCTTCTGCTCGTCCGTGCCGAAAAGAAGAATCGGAATCGCGCACAAGCCGCACGCCGCGATGCAAAGAGCGATACCGCCGCAGACTTTGGATATTTCCTCCGTGACCAGGCAAAGCTCCGTATTGGCGCCGCCCAAACCGCCGTACTCCTGCGGCAAATACACGCCGAAAAGATCCGCGCGCCGGAACTCTTCGATGACTTCCCAGGGGAATTTTTCCGTTTCATCGTGATGGGCGCGGACGGGCTTGACCTTTTTTTCGGCGATTTCCCGCGCCAGTTTGATGATTTCCCTTTGTTCGTCCGTAAATTCGTGGTCCAATGTCAACAACATATTGATCTCCTTTTTTCTGTCATTCTTCCTGCTTCAAGATCACCTTGAAGCTGCGCAGCGCCTCTTTGGCTGCGACCTGCTCGGCTTCCTTCTTATTCTTGCCGATGCCCCGGCCCAAGATTTTCCCCTCAAAGCATGCCTCCACCTCGAACGTTTTTGCGTGCTCGGGCCCCCAGCATTGATGGACGCGGTACTCCGGAATTTTCTTGTACGTTTTTTGGATGACTTCCTGAAGCCGGCTCTTGTAATCCCTGATCACTAGGCGCTTTTTCTTCATGACCCAACGCGTCACCACCAATTGCCGGCAAACTTCAAGGCCGGCTTCAAGGTACAAGGCGCCGATCACCGCTTCCGCGCAATTAGCCAGGATATTGTCGCGTTCCCTGGTCACCAATTGCTTGGCGTCGAGCGTTTCCTTTGAACTGACGCGCACATAAGCTTCGAGGTTTAAGTGCTGCGCCAATTCCAAGAGGCTCTTTTTGGCGACCAGCATTGATTTGAGTTTAGAGAGCTTCCCCTCGTCCGCATCCGCGAATTTGCCGTAAAGATACTCGGCCACCAGCATGTTGAACACGCTGTCGCCTAAGAACTCCAGGCGTTCGTTGGAAACCCCGAGGTTATGCTCCGACCCGAACGAGCTGTGCGTCAACGCCAGCTCCAGGAGCTGTTTATCTTTAAATGCGTAACCGAGCGCGCGTTCGAGTTCGCTCAAGCGCTGTTCGGCAGCAAGGCCTTCGGCCGTGACCATGAATCACAACAAGGCGGACACCAAGGCCGCCTTGTCGACAAGATATTAAAGCGAAACAGATTCGCTATTTCTTGCCGTGCGTTCTAATGTACTCGACCGCTTGGCCGACGGTTTGAATCTTCTCTGCGTCTTCGTCCGGAATCTCGGCGTTAAACTCTTCTTCCAGAGCCATGACGAGCTCAACGGTGTCTAGAGAGTCTGCGCCCAGGTCGTTGACAAAGTGGGAATTCTGACTGACTTCCCCTGCGTCCACGCCTAACTGCTCCACGATGATTTTTTTTACGCGCGCCTCAACGTCGTTTGTTACGGCCATGAGAGTTCCTCCACTGCTCATTTTCATTTGGAGCCCGGCTTTAAGACGCTAGGAGACAGGGAAGGGATTTCCCCTTCACTAACTCCTAACTCTTTCGGTCCAAGGCCCTTTAGCATTAAACACGCCTTACTTTTAGGCATGTCAAAATCTACATGTACAATCCGCCGTTAACCCCGATGACTTGTCCCGTCACATAACTGACGTCGTCCGAGGCCAAGAACAGGCAGACTTTGGCCACTTCCACGGGTTCGGCGAAACGCCCCAAAGGCGTCCAGGTCATAAATTGCTTTTTGATCTCCTCCGGAAGCACCTCGGTCAGGCGCGTGCGCACGAATCCCGGAGCAATGGCATTGCACAAAATGTTGCGGGAGGCCAATTCCTTGGCCACGGTCTTGGTCAGGGCGATCAACCCGCCTTTGCTGGCCGCATAATTGGCCTGGCCGGGATTGCCGTATTGACCCACGACCGAGGCGATATTGACGATGCGCCCGTAGCGCTGCTTCATCATCGGGTGGGCGCAAGCCTTGATCAAGTAAAAGGCGGCCTTTAAGTTGACGTCCATCACCGCGTTCCACTGATCATCAGTCATTCGCATGATCAAATTATCTTTGGTAATGCCGGCATTGTTGACCAAAATATCGATGCGCCCGAACGTTGCGACGGCTTTTTGGACCGCGGCTTCGCAATCCTCTTTCTTGGTCACATTGCCCGCGGCCGTGGCCACGGAATCGCCCGATCCGGACACTTCCTTGGCCGCGGACTCAAGAGCGGCGGCATCCAAATCGCAAAGAACGACTTTCGCGCCCTCCGCGTGGAAAAGCTTGGCCGTGGCCCGGCCGATGCCTTGGGCCGCGCCGGTGATTAAAGCTACCCTATCCTTTAATCTCAATCTTGATCATTGCTCGGTTTTCTGAGATGCCACTTCTAGCATAATTCATCCCCTCCGCTTGCAGTCTAGGCAAAAAACCCCGTCAAAATCAAGAGAGCTTGCCCGCTGCCGCCACGCCTCCTGGGTTGGCGATCAAAGCCGCGTAATGTCTCAGGTACTCTTCTTGGATTTTTGCCGTTCCTTCGATGGCCGCGAATTGCCCGCAGCGAACAAGCCCGCTGGCGATCGCGGCCGGAGAAGAACGCCCGTGCCCGATAAACAAATTTCCGCGCGCGCCCAATAAAGGCGCGCCGCCGATGGCTTCCCAGGAAAGCTTCTTTTTGAGTTTCTTTAAGCTGGGCAGCATTAACAGGCCGCCTAATTTGCCCAGCCAGTTTAAATTTTTCTTGAGCATGCGCCCGGCTTCCTCAATAAAGCCCTCGCCTAATTTGAGCGCAATATTGCCGACGAATGCGTCGCAAATCACCACATCCACCCGGCCCAAGGGCAAATCCTTGCCCTCGACCATGCCCGCGAAATCATTGGGGATCAACTTTTCGATCAAACGATAGGCTTCCTTAATCTTTGAATTGCCCTTAGTGCGCTCTTCGCCGATGGACAACAGCCCGACCCTCACCGATTCCCTGCCCAGCATGGCTTTAGCATAGAGGCTGCCCAGCACCGCGAAATGGGCCAATTGCCGCGCGTCCGCGTCTGGAGTCGCGCCCGCATCCATGAGATAAGTGGCGCCCCGGCTATTCGGCCATGGAATAGGAAGGCCGGGTTTTAACGACTCATCCGGGTACGTGCCAAGAATCTCCAGCGCCCAATACACGCTGGCCGTGGTCGAGCCCGCGCTCATGACCCCGGCCACTTCGCCCGCTTTCAACAATTCGAGGCATTTGGCGATGGAGGAATCCTTGCGCCGCTTGGCGATGGCGAACGTGCCCTCGCCCATGCCCACGGCTTCGGACGAAACCACGATTTTGATGGCCCGGTTTCGCCAACCGGGTTCGAATTTTGATAAGGCGCTCTCCAAATCTTTGGGAACGCCGGCTAAATGAACCTCGAGGTTCGGCTCTCGATCCAGGGCTTCCAGAGCGCCCTTGACCAGGGGTTCACAGCCGAAATCTCCCCCCATGGCATCCAGAGCGATGGGGATTCTTTTCATTATTGCTGCCCGCCCTGTTCGCCTTTCTTGGACTTTTCCATTTTGGGAGTGATGACGAGCCGTCCGCCGTAAAACCCGCATTTGCCGCAAACGCGATGCGGCAGCTTCATTCCCTTGCAATTAGGGCAAGGCACGGCAGCCACCGGCTCCACGCGCCAATTGGACGCCCGCCGTATGCCGGTGCGATGCCTTGTATGTTTCTTCTTTGGATTGGGCATAGCTTTTATTGCTCCTTTCTCTTATAGATATCCTTAAGTTTACCAAATGGATTTGAGATTGCAGGCCGGCAGGAACAGGCCTCTTTATTGCGGTTAACCCCGCAGGTGGGGCACAAGCCACGGCAGTCCCCCCGGCATAAAGGCTTGACCGGCAAAACAAGGACCAAAGCTTGGCGGATTTGCTCCCCGACGTCGATTTCAGGAGCGCTTAAAGGATACGTTTCCTCAAGCTCCTGGGTAAAGGACTGCTCGAATTCATCCCCACAGCGCGAACAAACGAGCTTAAAACCGCCCTCGATTTGCCCCAGCAGCAAAAGCTCTTTGGATCCGATGGAAATCTCGAATTCGGCTTCCAGGCGCTCATTGAGGCGGGCCGTCGGGCTCGCGATATCCTCGGCAAAGGACTTGGTCTCTTCAATCGGGCCTGAGAAGGAAAGGCCGCCTTCGCTGACGATTTCTTCGGTTCGATAGATCAGGGGCATGGGTTTAGCTTACTAATATCAGGAGCGTTTTTTAAGGGCGTTGAAGGTTTTATTTCTGTAAAATGAGTCATCAATTATAAAAATTTCTCGGAGGCTTCATGGGTCAATATCAAAAAGTAAAGGTCCCCGCCGGCGGCGCGAAAATTCAATTCAAAAACGGCAAATTAGAGGCGCCGGAGCGCCCCATCATTCCCTTTTTCGCCGGAGACGGCACCGGGCCCGATCTTTGGAAAGGCACGCAGCCCGTTTTAGATGCCGCTGTTGAGAAAGCCTACGGCGGCAAAAAGAAAATCGTCTGGATGGAAATTTACGCGGGACTCTCCGCGCTCATGCACTACGACAAGGACACCGTGCTCCCCCAAGAAACTTTGGATACGATTTCTGATTTCCGTGTGGCCATCAAAGGCCCGCTGACCACGCCTGCCGGCGGGTTTAAATTCGTCTGCCTCGTCTGCGCGACGGAACAAAACGAGACGAACGGCAAACGCCCGGCTCAATGCGCGAAATGCGAGTCCGAATGGGTCACGCCGCGATTCCGTTCCGTCAATGTGGGCCTGCGCCAAAAACTCGACCTTTACGCCTGCGTGCGGCCCGTGCGCTGGTTTAAAGGCGTTCCCTGCCCGGTCAAAGCTCCTGAAAAATTCAACATCGTCATTTTCCGCGAAAACACGGAAGACGTTTACGCGGGCATTGAATTTGAGAACGGAACGCCGGAACAAAAAAAGGTCTACGAATTTTTGACTAAAGAGATGGGCAAAAAATTCCGGGCGGATTCGGGCATCGGGATCAAGCCGATCTCGGCCACCGGCAGCAAGCGCCTGGTGCGCATGGCCATCCAATACGCCTTGGACCATCAAAAGCCCTCGGTGACCTTGGTTCATAAGGGCAATATCCAAAAATTCACGGAAGGCGCCTTCCGCGACTGGGGCTATGAGGTGGCCAAAGGAGAATTCCGCGACAAAATCGTCACCGAGCAGGAACTTTGGGATCAATATGAGGGCAAAATGCCCTCGGGCAAACTCCTCGTTAAAGACCGCATCGCCGACCAGACATTCCAACAATTGCTCCTGCGACCTGATGAGTACAGCGTGCTGGCCACTCCCAATTTAAACGGCGACTATATTTCAGACGCGGCCGCCGCCCAGGTGGGCGGCCTGGGCATCGCCCCCGGCGCCAACATCGGCGACGGCGTGGCCGTATTCGAGGCCACGCACGGCACCGCTCCCAAATACACGGGCAAAGACATGGTCAATCCGGGTTCGCTGATTCTCTCCGGCGTCATGATGCTGGAGCATCTAGGCTGGCAGGAAGCCGCGGACCTGGTTGTACACGGCCTTGAGGCCACGATTCAAGCAAAAACCGTCACCTACGATCTCGAGCGCCAAATGCAAGGAGCCAAAAAACTCAAAACGTCCGAATTCGGCGCAGCCATCGTAAAGAACATGGGCCGCCGCACCGCCGCCGTCGCTTAAAAGCGACGCCGAACTGCCTCGACTAATTAGACAGGTATTTTCCCTAAGCTTCCCTCTTGTCTAAAGAGTATTGTGCCCCGGTTAACTTCGAGGCAGCTAAAATAGGTTAAGGAGGACACAATGGAAACATCAAAATCAGCTGTCCGAGGCCCCCAAAAGCGTCGATGGTTGAGCGAACAGAAACTCGGTACCACCGAGCGCAGTCGCGTTGCCGCAAAGTACGCCCCGGACGATTACGCTCAACTACTCAAGCCTGTCCCGCCGAGCGTTGTTTTCGAGAAGAAGGTCTCCCAGCGTACGGATATCGTCCACGTCTTCAGCGACAAGAAATCATCTCTAAAAGCGGAACTCGTGGCTCTGCGTAAATCCATCAAGAGCGATGCTGTGGTGTGGGTTTCCTGGCCGAAGAAGGCATCGAAAGTGCAAACTGACATCATCGAAGACACAGTTCGCGAATTGGCGCTCCCGCTTGGGTTCGTAGACGTAAAGGTTTGCGCCGTGAGCGAAGTTTGGTCGGGCTTGAAGTTGGTCGTCCGCAAGGAGCTTCGCTGAAAATGCGGCCTAACCACCGCATCGAGGCGGACCGTCGCCAGCGTCGCTTCGCGACCCCGGCTCCGTCCGCTCATGCGGGACGTTAGGGCGCCAATAGAACTCCTACCAGACGTATACCTTGTACTTTTTGTCCGCGACCTTTTTAGAAGTAATCCTGAGCGTCCGGGCTTTTGCTAGACGAAACAATGCCACGGCCACACGCCCAGCATCGCATGGATACTTTGTTTGGACTTTGGCAAAGACTTCGCCCGCGACACGCGGAGTGGAAAAGAAGCGAGCATCCCTCAGCTCAATCAGGGCATCGGACAGCGAATTCTTGCCCGCTTTGAGCGGAGGCCCTTTCTTTTTCGAAATGATGGCCTCGAGAGCAGCTATTCGCTTTTCATGGTCCTTTAACATCGTTGCTTGGTCCACTCTTATTTCCTCACTTCTGGCGCACCGGCACGCCGAATGATTCCTTCCGCCTCTTCCATTCCAAGCGCACGCAGGCGAAGAGAGTTCCCATCGTCATCTACAACACTAGCGAGTCGTCTGACCGCCAGCTTCGCATTATTGATGGAAAACTGATGACGACAGATCGTATCAACAAGAGTATCCACGGTGACTCGCCGTGGGTGCCGATACCACAAGGTCAGCAGGCCGACCTCGCGCGCGCTGATTTTCTTGATGTTAAAATACGGACGTCTATCAATTTCCTCAGTGAGCGGGTATTTCTTCTCCATCAATTCCGCGACGAGATCGCTGGCATCCTTTAGGCTCAAAGCGCCGCGGCCAGAATAACGCACGAGCTCGGCCATTATCCAAGAACATAAAACTACGATAACATCGGCGTCCATTTCGTTTGGATCGACCTCACCCGGATCGTGGCGAGCACCGCGGTTACTGGCGATTTCATAGCCAAATCTGCATGCACGCGGGATCACGAGCCTAATCGTGTCATCGAGGCTGGTCCGCGGCATGGCAAACAGGTCGTTAATAACCTTATCAACCTTGAAATCTCGTGAAGCAGGCAACGTCTGTCCGGCATACAAGGATACGGCCTTCATGATCGCTTCAATAAACTTGCCATCCTTCACGATCGCGCCCTCCCAGTCCTGGTGCTGAAACTTCTCAATCGCCGCAATATGGTGATCAATGGCCGCCACGACGTGCTTCTTCTCAAATTTAGTCGCGATCTGAGCTTCGATAACCTTTGCCGGTGAACTCAATTAAGTATCTCCGACCAGCGCGGAAGAAGAACATACACGCCCTTCTTGGGTGAATCCGCCCAACCGTTGTCCTTCGCCCTGTTGGAGTAGGCCCGATTATAGGCGCCCCCCATCAAGCCGACCATCTTGCTCCAGGCGTCCTCAACCGATTTAACCGGGACCGTCGCATTTCCAGTTTTACCTTTTGCAAGATAGGCCAGCAGAAGCGTAAATTTCTCGGGGCCCTTAAGAGAACGCGCGTGCGTCTTCATGAAGAAACGCATCGGCGCGTTGAAATCAATCTTGGGCGCCCGGGCAGGCGCCAGCGCCTTACGCGCAACAGTTACCTTAGATTTAGTTCCCAACTTCTCCAGAACAACCTCACCCTGATAGATGTTTTCGGCATCATCAATGAAACGAATTTCCAGTTTCATTTCTGCATCCTCACCAGTTCGAATACACGAATATTTTTCCCTTACCCTTTCGAACTTCCTGGGTCCGGCGCAACACTCTACGCCGCGTTTGCCGGACCAGAATCGGGCTTAACGTCGTAATCGGATATGAATGACCCGCGACGCGCAATGCCTCACGCACATCGAAAATCGACTTTGCGTTCTTAAAGAACCCTTCACGCGCTAAATCCGAGACTCGCTCAGTCGGCCCGCCCTTTCCTGATCCCTTTGCGGTGCGCGCGGGTACAGCCAGGGCTTGCTTCTTATGGGTAGAATTGGCCACGAAACCCACATTGGATCCACCCCCGGAGAGCAGGTGGCCCAATATGACCTCAAAGGCCTTTTCCTTCAGCTTTTGATCCTGCATATCGCTGACGGATTCTTCAGCCTTCTTGCGGGCGGCGCGGATATTGGCAATTGGGTTATTTTGTTTCATTGGTAGACATTATAAGGAATTGCAATATTTACTGTCAACTCACCGTCGGAGATTTTATTATTGATAGACTTAGCATATGAATATAAATTTATTATCCGAGCTTTGGGACGGGATCGGTGACGTAGAGCACCGAAAAGAGTGCGCCCTAACCATTGGCTTGTGCCGCCGCGTTGCGCGCGCGGCACAGCCTCGGCGATGCCGATCAGGTCACAATGCCAGAGCCATTAACGCCAATCCCAAGCCTCATGTCAGAGTACCTTGGCAAGTGGGGGCAGTTAGAAAATTACCGGCTCCAGGAGGCTTCGCTGCGCCTCCTCTTTCACAGCCTCTGCTCCGAAAACAAAAAATTGAGCATGTGCTGCTAAAAGTAAGTGCCCTTAACGATTTACAGCACCAATATTTTCGACACATATTCAGT
This region includes:
- a CDS encoding electron transfer flavoprotein subunit alpha/FixB family protein; translated protein: MSETNLGQYKGVWCVGEIRRGKLVPTVYELLSIGGKLAGDLGEPLSVVLVGHQLDGYAKELFEAGAAKVYLADHPELANFIDEAYVKVLADLIEKEKPNKLLLPASTIGRSIAGRLAVRLKTGAMADVTDLSVSSGNNGVANGVLKAMRPAYGGNLIATVLCERSRPEIVTVRPMVFSRAARSAGKTGETVKVAVDPSSWNSKTKFVNFVPEQNTEIDIGSADKIVSGGRGLSKAEGFETIRALAKVLGAAVGASRAAVDSGWIPYRHQVGLTGRTVRPKLYIACGISGQVQHLAGMGQAEVIIAVNKDPDCPLMKLATFSIEADLYEFIPLAVKEIEKHKH
- a CDS encoding electron transfer flavoprotein subunit beta/FixA family protein, with protein sequence MNIVVCIKQTPASSSVQIDPHTGELMSTGLTYAISPFDEYALEEAIRLKERVPGSWTAAVTMGPARSEEILREAIARGIDSVYHLSDEAFNDSDSYATAYVLSMGIRKIQQEKGKVDVVICAKQTNDGDTGQVGPGLSAWLDWPNVAFVKKVEEINDQIVRVERMMEDGMDVLEMKLPALISVVKEINEPRLPSLKGKMASKKAVVAKWSAADIGADAAHLGLTGSPTKVWKKDAPARRQGGVRIEGATIEEKAQKFVEKLKELKLL
- a CDS encoding acyl-CoA dehydrogenase family protein yields the protein MDHEFTDEQREIIKLAREIAEKKVKPVRAHHDETEKFPWEVIEEFRRADLFGVYLPQEYGGLGGANTELCLVTEEISKVCGGIALCIAACGLCAIPILLFGTDEQKKRWLPDLASGKRLGAFTITEPEAGSEATATRTTAKREGDYYILNGMKNFCSNGEVAEIYTLFASTNPKRGARGISAFVVEKGTPGFSFGKKETKMGIRASPTYELVLNNCKVPAKNLLWEEGRGLFVAQATFDFSRPGVGAQAVGIAQGALNEAIEYMRVRKQFGQAIIHFQALQHMLADCATKIETSRALLYAVNRVMDRTLKEAFSRSQASGKTVYEEMTALSGARLTKYSAMVKLSCSETAMAVTTDCVQMCGGIGYMRDFPIEKFMRDAKITQIYEGTSQIQKNEIAMMTIKEYASKANTKEALSV
- the rnc gene encoding ribonuclease III — translated: MVTAEGLAAEQRLSELERALGYAFKDKQLLELALTHSSFGSEHNLGVSNERLEFLGDSVFNMLVAEYLYGKFADADEGKLSKLKSMLVAKKSLLELAQHLNLEAYVRVSSKETLDAKQLVTRERDNILANCAEAVIGALYLEAGLEVCRQLVVTRWVMKKKRLVIRDYKSRLQEVIQKTYKKIPEYRVHQCWGPEHAKTFEVEACFEGKILGRGIGKNKKEAEQVAAKEALRSFKVILKQEE
- the acpP gene encoding acyl carrier protein → MAVTNDVEARVKKIIVEQLGVDAGEVSQNSHFVNDLGADSLDTVELVMALEEEFNAEIPDEDAEKIQTVGQAVEYIRTHGKK
- the fabG gene encoding 3-oxoacyl-[acyl-carrier-protein] reductase; protein product: MRLKDRVALITGAAQGIGRATAKLFHAEGAKVVLCDLDAAALESAAKEVSGSGDSVATAAGNVTKKEDCEAAVQKAVATFGRIDILVNNAGITKDNLIMRMTDDQWNAVMDVNLKAAFYLIKACAHPMMKQRYGRIVNIASVVGQYGNPGQANYAASKGGLIALTKTVAKELASRNILCNAIAPGFVRTRLTEVLPEEIKKQFMTWTPLGRFAEPVEVAKVCLFLASDDVSYVTGQVIGVNGGLYM
- a CDS encoding phosphate acyltransferase; protein product: MKRIPIALDAMGGDFGCEPLVKGALEALDREPNLEVHLAGVPKDLESALSKFEPGWRNRAIKIVVSSEAVGMGEGTFAIAKRRKDSSIAKCLELLKAGEVAGVMSAGSTTASVYWALEILGTYPDESLKPGLPIPWPNSRGATYLMDAGATPDADARQLAHFAVLGSLYAKAMLGRESVRVGLLSIGEERTKGNSKIKEAYRLIEKLIPNDFAGMVEGKDLPLGRVDVVICDAFVGNIALKLGEGFIEEAGRMLKKNLNWLGKLGGLLMLPSLKKLKKKLSWEAIGGAPLLGARGNLFIGHGRSSPAAIASGLVRCGQFAAIEGTAKIQEEYLRHYAALIANPGGVAAAGKLS
- the rpmF gene encoding 50S ribosomal protein L32 — protein: MPNPKKKHTRHRTGIRRASNWRVEPVAAVPCPNCKGMKLPHRVCGKCGFYGGRLVITPKMEKSKKGEQGGQQ
- a CDS encoding DUF177 domain-containing protein; the protein is MPLIYRTEEIVSEGGLSFSGPIEETKSFAEDIASPTARLNERLEAEFEISIGSKELLLLGQIEGGFKLVCSRCGDEFEQSFTQELEETYPLSAPEIDVGEQIRQALVLVLPVKPLCRGDCRGLCPTCGVNRNKEACSCRPAISNPFGKLKDIYKRKEQ
- a CDS encoding NADP-dependent isocitrate dehydrogenase (Converts isocitrate to alpha ketoglutarate) yields the protein MGQYQKVKVPAGGAKIQFKNGKLEAPERPIIPFFAGDGTGPDLWKGTQPVLDAAVEKAYGGKKKIVWMEIYAGLSALMHYDKDTVLPQETLDTISDFRVAIKGPLTTPAGGFKFVCLVCATEQNETNGKRPAQCAKCESEWVTPRFRSVNVGLRQKLDLYACVRPVRWFKGVPCPVKAPEKFNIVIFRENTEDVYAGIEFENGTPEQKKVYEFLTKEMGKKFRADSGIGIKPISATGSKRLVRMAIQYALDHQKPSVTLVHKGNIQKFTEGAFRDWGYEVAKGEFRDKIVTEQELWDQYEGKMPSGKLLVKDRIADQTFQQLLLRPDEYSVLATPNLNGDYISDAAAAQVGGLGIAPGANIGDGVAVFEATHGTAPKYTGKDMVNPGSLILSGVMMLEHLGWQEAADLVVHGLEATIQAKTVTYDLERQMQGAKKLKTSEFGAAIVKNMGRRTAAVA
- a CDS encoding DUF3052 family protein, whose protein sequence is METSKSAVRGPQKRRWLSEQKLGTTERSRVAAKYAPDDYAQLLKPVPPSVVFEKKVSQRTDIVHVFSDKKSSLKAELVALRKSIKSDAVVWVSWPKKASKVQTDIIEDTVRELALPLGFVDVKVCAVSEVWSGLKLVVRKELR